Genomic window (Mesorhizobium sp. M4B.F.Ca.ET.058.02.1.1):
CTGGTCTCGCCGGGCGGTCCCGACGCCATTCGCCAGACGCTGCACCAGGGACGGCTGCGCAAGCTCGAGCGGATGGGTCTGGCCGCGGAGGTCGGCGCTGGCTCCTGGCGCCTCGACGATGAGCTCGAAGCCACGCTGCGCCGCACCGGCGAACGCGGCGACATCATCAAGACCATGCACCGCGAACTGACCGGCAAGGGGCTTGCCCGCAGGGCCGCCGACTGGGTGATCCACGATCGATCCGGCGAGCCCGTCCAGTCTCTCGTCGGTCGCGTTGTCGCGCGTGGACTGGCCGACGAGATCAATGACCGCCATTACATGATCGTCGACGCCGTCGACGGTAAGAGCCATTGGATCAACATCGGTAGAGGCGAGGCGATGGAAACGATGCCTAATGGCTGCATCGTGCGTGTCGCGCCAAGGAACACCGAGCCGAGGCAGGTCGATCGTACCATCGCCGAAATCGCCGCCGCGCATGGCGGCCGTTACGACGTCGATATGCACCTGAAGCATGACCCATCCGCCACCGAGAGCTTTGCGCGAACGCATGTGCGGCGGCTGGAGGCGATCCGCCGCGCGACCGGCGGCGTCGAGCGAGAGCCGAACGGCACCTGGCTCATCGCGCCGGACCATCTCGATCGCGTCGCGAATTATGAGGGCCAGCGGGCCAGGGCCGAGCCTGTCGTTGCCGACAAGCTCTCCTCAATGGCGCTGGAGCGACAGGTCAGCTTCAACGGCGCCACCTGGCTCGACCGGGAGCTGGTTGCCGATAGACCCGAGCCTTTGCACGGATCCGGCTTCGGCCGCGACGTGAGAGAGGCGCAAGCTCGCCGGCGGCAGTGGCTGATCGCGCAAGGCCTCGCGCATAAAGAACAGGATGGGATCGTCTATCGAGCCAACATGCTTTCGATCCTGCGCCAGCGAGAACTGAACCGTGTTGCTGGCCAACTGTCGGAGGAACTTGGCCTGCCCTATGCCGAAGCGCGATCCGGAGGACGAGTAGAGGGTACGCTCCGCCGCTCCGTCGAGCTTGCCAGCGGAAAATATGCCGTCGTTGAAAAG
Coding sequences:
- the rlxS gene encoding relaxase/mobilization nuclease RlxS (I built this because a sul1 chimera in AMR looks like the C-terminus.); the encoded protein is MKDDEFRPKLGKIGSRGSKAGKRYAGQVRAAINRAGGRPQRGGRFTGSRTGRGGAAAALLKSRDRYAAFRQRRVIVKARVVKLAGKGADGARAHLRYLQRDGVTREGEPGELYGADSGRVDGKAFIDRADGDRHQFRFIVAAEDGIEYDDLKALTRRLMAQMQEDLGTKLDWVAVDHFNTGHPHSHIIVRGRDDRGENLVIAREYISSGIRERAAELVSLDLGPRTDREIELRLRREMEQERFTSIDRRLLSMRDDDGLVSPGGPDAIRQTLHQGRLRKLERMGLAAEVGAGSWRLDDELEATLRRTGERGDIIKTMHRELTGKGLARRAADWVIHDRSGEPVQSLVGRVVARGLADEINDRHYMIVDAVDGKSHWINIGRGEAMETMPNGCIVRVAPRNTEPRQVDRTIAEIAAAHGGRYDVDMHLKHDPSATESFARTHVRRLEAIRRATGGVEREPNGTWLIAPDHLDRVANYEGQRARAEPVVADKLSSMALERQVSFNGATWLDRELVADRPEPLHGSGFGRDVREAQARRRQWLIAQGLAHKEQDGIVYRANMLSILRQRELNRVAGQLSEELGLPYAEARSGGRVEGTLRRSVELASGKYAVVEKSREFTLVPWRPVLERHVGKEVSGVVSGEGISWTVGRQRSGPGVS